TTCCATGTCACGGTTTGAAGATCATAATGCTTCTTGATTTCATGTAATAGGGTCATCGCTTCCACCCGACCTTAACGGCTTTGTGAAACTGGGATGTAAATAATTTGGCCTTCTGCGATCTCTTCCTGATTGATCCTGTTGACTCTCATCAGAGAATGAATAGAGATATCATATCGTTCACAAATGCTGTCAAGCGATTCCCCACGCTGTATAATATACATTTTTACCTTTGAAAACCTATCTTCATTTCCAGAAAGCATTTTTGTTAAATATAATGCATTCTCCTCTTTCCTTGCCTCAGTGGAGGAAACTTTCTCTTGTTCCTCCTCCCGCTCCTGTTCCTGTTCAAATGCTTCTTGAGGCGGCTGCTGATTGTAGTTATAAGCTTCCTGTTCTTCCGAATGTATATTGATCTGCTCGATTTGAGGCAAAGCAGGCGGCGGAGCAGGCGGTGCAGGCGGTATATAGGAAGGTGTATAGTAAGAAAGCGACTTTAAAGCCGGAATCCCATTGTCAGCCGTTTCTTCCTGATATTCTTCCTGATATTCTTGCTGATATTCTTGCTCTTCCATTGCTTCCGCTTCATCAAAGGTTGGGGTGGGATAGGCTGCAGGTTCATCGTCTTGACGGTTGTAATTGATTGCAGGCTCTGTGAATTCTGCTTGCGCAGGTTCGCTTTCCGGTTCAATGATCGGCATCTCGAACAGCTTCTTGGATTCAAATTGGAAAGGAGCAAAGATTTCTTGTTCTTCCGTTCTTGCTTCCTCTTCTGAATTCATCTCATCCTGCTGCTCATTCTCTTCAAACCTGGCTTCAAATACGGGAACCTGGAACGGCTCGTATTCCGTTTCTTCATTCATCGGCGTTTCCTCAAACGTCATGCCCTCATCTTCCATTGCCTGACC
This genomic stretch from Fictibacillus marinisediminis harbors:
- the spoVID gene encoding stage VI sporulation protein D, yielding MNPSKLRFSIEESVWLKKGQEVAEVLSMALEPDIQITEEGGQVCVKGALMLHGEYRPCAMDDGNSLNLETGSLREQVSYRSLTQLKMNDEGIAELDHRFPVDITIPSTRVQKLEEVFVLVDAFDYELPNPTCLELTASISISGIQDGNEEPAQEEQESFQGQAMEDEGMTFEETPMNEETEYEPFQVPVFEARFEENEQQDEMNSEEEARTEEQEIFAPFQFESKKLFEMPIIEPESEPAQAEFTEPAINYNRQDDEPAAYPTPTFDEAEAMEEQEYQQEYQEEYQEETADNGIPALKSLSYYTPSYIPPAPPAPPPALPQIEQINIHSEEQEAYNYNQQPPQEAFEQEQEREEEQEKVSSTEARKEENALYLTKMLSGNEDRFSKVKMYIIQRGESLDSICERYDISIHSLMRVNRINQEEIAEGQIIYIPVSQSR